A window of the Sphingobium sp. CAP-1 genome harbors these coding sequences:
- a CDS encoding M23 family metallopeptidase, protein MMRRVLLLLMLLCCGAQPLRATASDKDEQAFRHLFGGWKAAQDRKRQTAPAQRVPLVAPAPSRQPISGGIGFRTDPILHRPRYHAGVDLPEPTGVPVYATADGQVGTAGWARGYGLLVTIRHASGYETRYAHMSRLAVTPGEALRRGRLIGYVGSTGRSTGPHLHYEVRLHGQAIDPVNFMRPGR, encoded by the coding sequence CTGCGCGCGACCGCATCGGACAAGGATGAGCAGGCGTTCCGCCATTTGTTCGGCGGGTGGAAGGCGGCGCAGGACCGCAAGCGGCAGACGGCGCCCGCGCAAAGGGTTCCCCTCGTCGCCCCCGCCCCTTCGCGGCAACCCATTTCGGGCGGGATCGGCTTCCGCACCGATCCGATCCTGCACCGGCCGCGCTATCATGCCGGCGTCGACCTGCCCGAACCGACGGGAGTGCCGGTCTATGCCACCGCGGACGGTCAGGTCGGCACGGCGGGCTGGGCGCGGGGATACGGCCTGCTGGTGACGATCCGGCACGCATCGGGATATGAGACTCGCTATGCGCATATGTCGCGCCTTGCCGTCACACCGGGGGAAGCGCTGCGGCGCGGCCGGCTGATCGGCTATGTCGGGTCCACCGGACGATCGACCGGGCCGCATCTCCATTATGAGGTGCGACTGCACGGCCAGGCGATCGATCCCGTGAATTTCATGCGTCCGGGACGCTGA